The genomic DNA ttattatgtgttttaatTCAATGACATTGTACTTTTACTGtgatatttgtttttattatgtaATTTGACCCGACTAGATCCGAACTGATCAAAAAAAGTTCGACTTCGGGTTACTATAAACCATGGTATCCAtaaaaaatggcaccataagaaaAAATTTCTAGCTCCGCCACTGGGCACTGAACAACAACTCTTTGAAATTTTAGATGTGTAACATCTTTGACTTATTAGTTTATTGCTCATAAAATGAACACTGAGTGGGAAACCATGAAATCAATAATCATATCCAACTCGCagtaataaaaaaatattgtGACAGCTtgtaatatttaataaaaaaatgtacACCATTTCTATAAATAGGGTTCATCAAACCATTTAAACACAAAAACAACATTTAGTCTTGTAAAGAAGATAGTGTCTTAATTAGCATGAGAAGTCTTGGGGTGTTGAGGCATAGGCCTCAGCATGTATAtgcttttgttttcttgttggtTGCTACTCTTGTCATTGCTGACAAACCTTATGGTTATGAACCTCAACACTCTTATGGTTCGAAATGGCCACAACCGTTGAAACATAATTTTCCCAAGTCGCCTTATGTTTACAACTCTCCACCGACGGTGAAGCACACATGGCAGCATCTACCTTATCTTCATAAATCTCCTCATTCGTATATCTACAagtctccaccaccaccatcgcatTCACCACCGCTGTCCTATGTGTATAAGTCTCCACCGCTACCAGCACATTCACCACCACCTTCGTACATGTATAAGTCTCCACCACCGCCATCACCGTCACCACCACCTCCGTATGTGTACAAGTCTCCACCCCCTCTATCGCCATCCCCACCACCTCCGTATGGCTACAagtctccaccaccaccatcaccttccCCACCACCTCCGTATGTCTATAAGTCTCCACCACCGCCATCCCTTGCATCCCTtgctattttaaataataattttacAACCTGTTATATGTATTATAATAATGTAGACTATTGCTATAAAAAGGTTGTAAGCAAAACATTTTAACACACAAACACAAGTCTTCGGATTTTAAAGGGaaaggttttaatatgggaagcCTTAGGGAGTTGAGGCATTGGCCACAACTTATGTATGCTTTTGTTTTGTTAGCCGTCATCGTGGTAGCCGATAAGCCGTATGGTTATAACTCTCCAAAGTCTAAAGGCTGGAAATTGCCACCGGTGAAGCATACTTTGTCAAAGATGCATTACGTTCACAAGTCTCCACCACCACCGGTAAAACACACATGGCCACATCTACCTTATCTTCACAAATCTCCTCCACCATCTCCATATGTCTACAAGTCTCCACCTCCTCCATCACCATCCCCACCTCCTCCATACATATACAAGtctcctccaccaccatcaccttccCCACCACCTCCATACGTGTACAAATCACCACCTCCATATGTGTacaaatcaccaccaccaccattaccTTCCCCACCACCACGATACGTTTATAAGTCTCCACCACCCCCATCACCTTCCCCACCACTTCCATATGCTTATAAGTCTCCACCACCTCCATCACCTTCCCCACCACCTCCATACGTGTACAAGTCACCTCCACCTCCTTCAGCTTCTCCACCACCTCCATACGTGTACAAGTTACCTCCACCCCCATCGCCTTCTCCACCACCTCCATATGTATACAAGTCTCCTcccccaccatcaccatcaccaccacctccttATGTCTACAAGTCTTCACCACCACCCTTACCTTCCCCACCACCTCCTTACATTTATAAGTCTCCACCGCCACCCTCACCGTCTCCACCACCTCCATACGTTTACAAGTCTCCACCACCTCCATCACATTCTCCACCGCCCCCATATGTGTACAAGTAACCTCCCCACCATCACCTTCCCCACCTCCTCCATACATTTATAAGTCTCCACCACCACCCTCACCATCTCCACCACCTCCATACGTTTACAAGTCTCCACCACCCCCATCATATTCTCCACCTCCCCCATATGTGTAAAAGTCACCTCCACCACCTCCATATATTTTCAAGTCATCTCCACCACCTCCATATGTGTATAAGTCACCTCCGCCACCATCACCATCTCCACCACCTCCATATGTTTACAAgtcacctccaccaccatcaccatctccACCACCTCCATATGTTTACAAgtcacctccaccaccatcactaTCTCCACCACCTCCATATGTATACAAATCTCCGTCTCCCCCCTCACCATCCCCACCCCCGCCTTATATCTACAAGTCTCCTCCCCCACCATTTCATGTACCACAACATCCATACTACTACCAATCACC from Helianthus annuus cultivar XRQ/B chromosome 7, HanXRQr2.0-SUNRISE, whole genome shotgun sequence includes the following:
- the LOC118480423 gene encoding extensin-3-like, yielding MRSLGVLRHRPQHVYAFVFLLVATLVIADKPYGYEPQHSYGSKWPQPLKHNFPKSPYVYNSPPTVKHTWQHLPYLHKSPHSYIYKSPPPPSHSPPLSYVYKSPPLPAHSPPPSYMYKSPPPPSPSPPPPYVYKSPPPLSPSPPPPYGYKSPPPPSPSPPPPYVYKSPPPPSLASLAILNNNFTTCYMYYNNVDYCYKKVVSKTF